A single Thermosynechococcus vestitus BP-1 DNA region contains:
- a CDS encoding DUF6679 family protein — translation MLHRKLYQLYTDGQEVWIYLRDQQRLIDRARIVDIEGNVVTIRYETEEDDEVCAWEEIVNIESIGSISRRLAAVPRGYAELAIADECPEAEQLPKHSSETEHER, via the coding sequence ATGTTACACCGCAAGCTTTATCAACTCTATACCGACGGCCAAGAAGTCTGGATTTACTTGCGGGATCAACAACGCCTGATTGACCGAGCACGCATTGTGGACATCGAAGGGAATGTGGTTACCATCCGCTACGAAACGGAGGAAGACGACGAAGTGTGTGCTTGGGAAGAGATCGTCAATATCGAAAGTATTGGCTCCATTTCACGGCGGCTCGCAGCAGTTCCCCGAGGCTATGCAGAGCTAGCCATTGCCGATGAATGTCCAGAGGCGGAGCAACTGCCGAAGCATTCCTCGGAAACCGAACACGAACGTTAA
- the ribD gene encoding bifunctional diaminohydroxyphosphoribosylaminopyrimidine deaminase/5-amino-6-(5-phosphoribosylamino)uracil reductase RibD: MRSAPVVEEIATIDAQYMGRCLELAARAKGRTAPNPLVGCVIVAEGRVIGEGFHPKAGEPHAEVFALRSVSESDRPLLSKATLYVNLEPCNHYGRTPPCTEAILAAGIPKVVVGMIDPNPQVAGAGVERLRSAGIEVTVGVREADCQRLNEAFVHRVRYQRPFGILKYAMTLDGKIASRAGHSLWVSGEAARAMVHQLRSECDAVIVGGNTVRLDNPLLTSRHGHNPLRVVMSRTLDLPPDASLWDTTAAATLVVTSASPQHPLIPQLQARGVEVVHREPLTPTAVMALLHQRGIMTALWECGGSLAAAAIAEGMVQKVWAFIAPKIIGGFDAPTPVADLGLTKMHEALYLEDVTWQTVGEDILAVGYLPAKPPVLSLQ; the protein is encoded by the coding sequence ATGCGCTCAGCCCCCGTTGTGGAGGAAATAGCCACGATTGATGCCCAGTATATGGGGCGCTGCCTTGAGTTAGCGGCTCGGGCCAAAGGCCGTACGGCTCCGAATCCCCTCGTCGGCTGTGTGATTGTGGCGGAGGGACGGGTCATTGGGGAGGGATTTCATCCCAAGGCGGGGGAACCCCATGCCGAGGTCTTTGCCCTGCGCAGTGTCAGCGAGAGCGATCGCCCCCTCCTGAGCAAGGCCACCCTCTACGTCAACCTTGAGCCCTGCAACCACTATGGCCGCACTCCCCCCTGCACTGAGGCAATTCTTGCCGCGGGTATTCCCAAGGTGGTGGTGGGCATGATTGATCCGAATCCCCAAGTGGCCGGAGCAGGGGTAGAGCGGCTGCGCTCAGCGGGCATAGAAGTCACTGTTGGCGTGCGGGAAGCAGACTGTCAACGCCTGAACGAAGCGTTTGTCCATCGGGTGCGCTACCAGCGTCCCTTTGGCATTTTGAAGTACGCCATGACCCTCGACGGCAAAATTGCCTCCAGGGCGGGTCATAGTCTCTGGGTGAGTGGCGAAGCCGCACGCGCCATGGTGCATCAACTGCGCTCTGAATGCGATGCTGTCATTGTGGGGGGCAATACCGTGCGTCTAGATAATCCCCTCTTGACCTCACGCCATGGGCACAATCCCCTACGGGTGGTCATGAGCCGTACCCTTGATCTGCCACCGGATGCCTCTTTGTGGGACACAACCGCAGCGGCGACCTTGGTGGTTACTTCCGCTTCGCCCCAGCATCCCCTCATTCCCCAATTGCAGGCACGGGGTGTGGAGGTGGTCCACCGCGAGCCCCTAACACCGACTGCCGTTATGGCACTGCTTCATCAACGGGGCATCATGACAGCGCTTTGGGAGTGTGGCGGTTCCCTCGCAGCGGCAGCGATCGCCGAAGGCATGGTACAGAAGGTGTGGGCATTTATTGCGCCAAAAATTATCGGTGGCTTCGATGCCCCCACCCCAGTGGCCGATTTAGGCTTGACCAAGATGCATGAGGCCTTGTACCTAGAGGACGTGACTTGGCAAACCGTGGGCGAGGACATTCTCGCAGTGGGCTACCTACCCGCTAAGCCTCCGGTGCTGTCACTTCAATAA